Within the Manduca sexta isolate Smith_Timp_Sample1 chromosome 19, JHU_Msex_v1.0, whole genome shotgun sequence genome, the region tgcatggcAAATTTTAGCCCGATCAGTCCGGTGGTTTGGGCTGtacgttgatagatcactatgtcagtcagtcagtcacctttgagttatatatatttagaatattgcCTAGTTTTAGGAGACTGACACATTAAATCGAATGTCTCAGGGTGATCACCATAAAGCAATTCAAATTTCTGATTGGCGTGATTGTTTCTAGGACTTTACTTGACAGTTACCATCACACAAACGACTTGCTTGTCTCCTTATCCAGTTGTATAAAAAGCATTGTGCTATATACTACATAGCTTATCCATCCATGTTTTGGTTCGTTATATACTAAGTCTTATGCTGCGTCGCGCCCCGCCCGTTCAATAAGTGTGCGTCAACCTTTACTCCACCGCCATATATCCCAACAGTGTCAAGTTCGCTTATTGTTTCAAACAAAATGATGTATTTTCACTAACAAAGAAATGACGCGGCGAATACATGTACTACAGTAACACATGCAACGAGTTTCGCACACACGTAAGAAACGTATATATTGCATTTTATGACTTTTCCTTTTAAATGTTACGGTTGTTCACTAACAATGTTTTCACATTTACATGTACTAGAAAGTACTATTCAATGTAAAATCAGGAGCAAATTTCATTATTGTAACTCAGAGAGTGGCTCACTGCACCTGTTAGAACATAAGTCAGCCTGAAGACTGTGTATCAGCTGAGATCTCATGCAACTCTCACCGAAAGGGCACCTGGTCAGCCACGAAGACGTAGTTAAGGGAGTACATAGCCGCGAAGACGTTAGGGATGCACAGCATAATCACTACATAGCGCTGGTAGAACCCAAAGGGACCCAACTGCTCCAGGGCCGCTTCCAGCGCATCGGTAGGTGAGGTCGCGGGCGCGGAGGCAGAGGAACGAACGGAGGCTGAGACAGTAGCGACGGCGGGTGCGGCGGCAGGCGGCATCGCGCGGGTTGCGAGAGTCactgcgcgcgcgccgccgcaggTGATACTGACCGTGCAGCGTGAGATAAGATTCCCCACGTATCAGTCTGTGACGACGCGTGTTACATCACACTCGCGATGTAACGTCGCAATGTGAAATATGttgataatataagtattataagtaaACGAGTCACTGaccttgtttaatttaatagaaaatacttACCTTAGtttcaaaatcaataaacaatagATGGTAAACGTTACTTGATGGTCGAGCTGATTGTTTGTCTCGTTATTCACTAAGACTAAAAGCATTCTCCTCAGTTTCTCATCAGTAGAATTTGTTATGATAAATGAGGGCTCACTATGGCAGGTTCTTCCACATGTGCAGTGGTTGTTAACCAGTAGAGGTAAACAAATATCTAATGAGAATCCTCCCACCGACACATACATTACGTACGTGAGGATTagcaatgttttgttttgtgtcGTAGCAattgtttgatttaattttcatatatttttattatgtatgttcATGACCTTGTGCATTGACACTATCACAAAGTGTCCCAGTACGATATTTGCTAACATGCTAAAGCATCTCTATGTACTCAAAATATAGGACATTTGCGTCATGCCTTctacaattatttatcatacaATTTCATCACCTTATTGTACAGTCTTCGTAGACACAGGTCTATATGTTTATGCTTTAATCAGTAGGTAGACTCCTGAAGATAAGTAACCACATGCAAATACGCGCTGTTTCTATCTACATAGAAAAACAAATCCCACTCCCTATTTATCCGTAATACTACTCTttggaaattaaatgaaattacacTCGCTATATGAAATGCAATGCAAGCAATAGCAGCAACTATCCCGATCGGGCTGGTGAAGAAATATGGGCCTCTACCAGTTGCTTTTCATTCACTTGTATGAAAATGATTGTTGAATTTACTGTCACTTCACAAAAACGAATCCATTGTGAGTACCACGTGCTGCAAGGACGCAACACCTATTTAACTACCACGCCCGGGGTGCGCGCCGCACTCGCTCAGTCACGGCCATTGAAATAAGGAAGCATCTTACATCAACAAGACCAAATTACCGGCAGTTACAAGTTGTCCCAGGATACTTCAAGGCCTACAAAGCATTCAGTCTTCTACAAGAAAGaggaatacataaaatataagaaaaataaatgttaaggaAAGGGATCACAAGAATCAGTGGTTTTTAGGTAAATTGACGATTTAAAAGCGGAAATACATAGAAGTTGTTGTGGGGTCGGTACCAGAGGCCTAGAAATGGCAGGAGAAGAGGCGTGGTGGTCGGGCTGGGGCCGGTGGCAGGCTCGACTGGCGCTGCTACTAGGACTTCCCGTGCTACTCACCGGCGCCTACGGCACCAACTACGTATTCCTCGCAGCACCCACTGAGTACAGGTAACTTAAGGACCAATAATTAACGCCTCTTATAAATGGTGGTGATTTTTAACTAAATTTCGGCTACGGcagctaatctcaacggagatcagccaagtacgtaggagatattatagtgcataggTGTGTGCCGCAACAtacacacacttatgcactacaCACtggtgtactctctgttccttcacactCATAGTTcgttgagacggcaatccgacgtGACCGGATAAGGGATcgggcgcaggaccaacggcgttaagtgctttccgaggcacgggggtatcacaccgccaacttactgactccaagctgcgactgagtaattttgaagatggaaaaactcagtgaCAATTATTTTGGTCCGACCCAGGATTTTGAACCCACGATCTacgacctcagcgcggtagtcgtactcataccgtttatatttacaactacgccaccgaggcaatcggCATGCCtcttataaatatactagaATTAGGGAAATAGGAAGAGATGGCATAGGGGCCATGTCCCACAACTCTATGTATTAACGCGTCTCTATATTCTTCACGGCACCTATTCAATACAggtgcataatataatttattatcagcTAGAATTACCGGTGCTAAGCATTGGCACCTGTGGCAGGCTGGCAGTCTCACTGATCCTGGCAGTACCAATTGAATTTCACGCCATAATAACATCGGTTAAGGTGTACAATGGTACTAGGTACACAGATGTAGTGACAGGTAAGAAGAAAGGAGTCGTTGGTATTTTTCTCGTTACATAACCATCACAAACATGCAAGAGAATATCTGTACttcatacatataataaaattatggatTTTCCATGTCTGTACAATAAGTATTTTTGAAGAAAATACCTGGAAGATGCGAAATTGGTGGCAGAACTAAAACAACTTTTGAATCTTTTTTCTGTGTGTTTAAATGTTCGTTGTGGTATCACGTTAAAACCAATCATTGGATTAAAAGTGTAATAACTAGCTAATACTCgctagtatttaatacaagTCATTTATCAGTAATAGTCGTAATACTGTAATAATTCTACTCGGAGATGTTAAGTGTAGAGACGTCGGGAGAGAAGGCGATGATATTGTGATGGCTCTGAGCTCTGGCTTTGGCTTTACTTCAAGAGTAAGACATATCGCGGAAGGTTCCAATAAGAGTCGCCGCAGAAAGTTTTACATAACTTTCTTACTATAATACTGCATCGCGTGTTTTCGTAGAAGCATAGTAATGatgctttaaatttataaaaataaaatgtatgtgttatatatgttacaaatatattaaattcaacggccgtaattcaattatttggaccatcataataattatgtaaagatTTGTGACCCCCGAGCTATTCAATTTGACAACTGTGACAATTTTAAATTGCGTACTTACATTATTTAGGTATAAACTTTGACCGCGCATGATGTTTCAACAAGTACTTAAATACTCGTACATAAACAATCGGATCACAGAAAAACCTAGCCTTGAATTAtcttaaatgaaaaaataacactttttcaTAAGTCCCTAACAATGGGGAAGTTTTTGCAACAGCGCCATAGCTACATTGTGAATTTCAACTCATAGTACTTTTTAACACTAACAAACCTTGATATTGAAATGAGTTGGAAttgatgtaacaaaaaaaattgtacttacCTTTTCCCAAAGTTGAATTTAATCTAGAAGTACgctttatttgaaaattgaattattagCTCATATTTGTATTCTAGTAGCGAAATATAGACTCTTTTAACTTGTGAAGTATTAACCGCATAGTAATAAGAGAAGTTATTCACTTAATTCATCTTTCATAACGACTGCTATCTTCAAATCTTCAAAAACAATAACCGGTACGTCACTTGTGCATAACTTTGGACACACTATAAACATTTGTATCTGTTATGATACCATAAGGTAGTCTGTAATATATCCTAATTTCCAGATGTTACGTCCCGGAATGTGAACCGAAACCTGGAGTGATCAGATCGCCCGAGGAATGGTCTCCCGAATGGAGTCAGTGGGCGCTCCCCAACGACACGCAGTGCCGGCGCCGGGCACCGAACAGCCACACGTGTCTGCCCACATCCTTCGACAACAACACGATCGCCTGCGACCAGTTCGTGTACCAGCAGGGCAGCAGCATCGTCGGAGAGGTACGAGACTTGAATAAACGCTatgagataataatatttattcgttaACATACGTACACACATACACATGGGCGCcgtcaacattatttttagggTGTGTATCTGCATCTACACGCtatagtaggtactacataGCATAATTCAATTCTTACTTCACTATACAAGgtgtaagcagaggcgcaactatttCACCTACTTCTTGCAATGTCTATTCTGGCCCATGATGTCACAGaggtgagcctatcgctatatcgagcacaaattgcACACTCCAGGCTTATAtaagcagaaaatcccaatatagCTACCCGTCCCGGTAATCAAATTTGAAACTTGAGCACTGCAGCAGTCGAATTACAACTAGGTGCCACAGAAGCAATTCATATAATGATGTTAATGAGTGGTTTTGCTATTAGGATAATGTAAGGTGCTGGTActtgtaattttactttttatagcaTCTCATGCCTTTTTGGTTCGCctctttacatatattatattctaacgAACATCActtgtaagtaaattttatttccaaattaaaatatcgtCAATTTTTGGTTACTAATGGTGTGGTTGTATTGCGCGCGCAGTACGTCTATCGGTTCGGAGTTTGGAATCTATGACCGATATGAAGATGCCTAAACTcttagggataaaaggcgtgagtgtgtatgtgtgtaattGAATGGTGTGCGCGTTGCAGTTCGGTCTGGCGTGTGAGGAGTGGAAGCGCACGCTGGTGGGCACCGTGCACAACGTGGGCATGCTCATCTCCCTGCCGCTCATCGGGTGGCTCTCAGACAGGTACTTATACACGCCCGATTATTATTAACCAAAACAAATACCGCTTAGGCGTAGGCGTTAAAGCCACCTTCGTCACCACGAAGAGATTGGCACAGATGTAGCCATAGCCATTCACGATTTCAAAGTGTCATTTTAGTGAGAACGTGGAAGGCTCAACAATATTGTACTTTAACGATAACACTTGAACAATCCCTCTGCAGTTGTGTATGTATACGAGCCCATAGATTTCGTGATTTTGTCCCCTTTATTGTGCAAAAACGAAGTCATAGTGTCTCCTAGCCGTCAGcacttactttattttttatcactgAAGTCTTGCACCTAAAATTCTTTATGCAGAGATTTATACTGAGTAATTTGTCTATTAAGGTACGGTAGACGCGCAGCGCTGGTGGTGAGTGGATGCGGAGCTGGTATAGTGGGCGTGTGCAAGTCGTTCACCAGCTCGTACGGCGCCTACCTGCTCGCCGAGCTGCTGGAGACGGTAGCAGGCGCCAGCGTTTACCCTGCCGCCTTCGTGCTCAGTAACATCCTTTACTAACTACGTTCTTAATCTATGCCAGTCCGGCCTTCAATTTAGGATAGCACTATTCTAATGCTTAACCTTCAACTTATCGGAGCTCCAAATCCTTAATCTTAagtattataagaaaattatagcAAGtgatcatacatatttatttgagtagcataagtaattgttattgtttgttgGAGCTTGGGACAACACAAATGGAATAACTAGAGATACACGCAGCCCGCATGAGCGAACTTACAGCTCACGTGTTGTCGTATCTATATAACCGTAgctaatcacaattattttgtagaatatATATATCACCTGAGTATATTGCAACTAGACTAATTTAGCGAAAAATAACAGTAATTCTATGTATATTATTGATTCTTAGTGATAGAGTGGTTGGGCGTGGAGCAGCGAATCCTGGCTAGCCTGGTGTTGGGTCTCCCGCTGTCTCTGGGCGCCGCTTCGCTCTCCCTGTTGGATTACCTGACTGACTCGTGGCGGCTGTGGGCCAGGATCGCGTATCCTCCCTCTTTCCTTCTTCTTCTGTACCCATGGTTACTACCAGAGAGCGCGCGATGGCTACTCACGCGTGGGCGGCTCGCTGAAGCCATTGAGTTAGTAAAGCAAGCTGCCAGCTGGAATAAGCTCCCCGTGCCAGAAGAATCGCTAGAACAACTGTTACATCCACAGAAGAACGATAAAATAGAAGCAGAGGAGACCGTGTTTACGGCGCTTTGTAAGTGAGTATGAATATGAACGTATTgagtgttaataatattttttttgtaacttcaCTGTGCCTGTCATCCTTGGGGGTTTACTGTATGTTCGCTATAACCGAGCCCTGTAGATACATCCGGTTCACGAGACCAGTCCATTTGTATTGTTACTtctaattgtaaatattgttttttttcgatGACTTATCACATTATATTGTGATGCTTATTCTAAGCATAATCGAACTCTAAATCTCTATGAAAAGCAATATATTGTGGTTTGAAAGGTCTTAGGAAAGATAATGTGATAAGTTTgatataaaagattttgttttaaattaatgagtTTTTAGGAGGACTTTTTAAGTGCGGGATAAAATAACAGCGAAATGATCAGGTGACATTACGGCAAATAGACAGGTGTGTTACAGGTTCAGCAAGATGGCCTCGACACATGTTTGGGTGTGGTCCGAAGACCTATTTGGcttgtataattaaaacacttCAAACTGCTTTTTGACTGATGTATTGAGCTCACAAATGGTGataatgataaatgataatatgtGCGATGCGGACGCGGTATGATTGTGAACTAACGaactattacaatattataagtaattgacGCGTGCTATGTAAAAGTGCTGAGTGCGTATGAAAATATGTACGGTGTAACCGTACATGCTCCGGGAGAGGATAAGCAAAGGGTGATGATATGACATGAGAATGCAATTAACCTAATAACAAGGTGAATAAACAATTTCAAGTTATAACTAAACATAATAGTCCTTAAACAATGTTCTCTTGGGCTCTGAAGATAGGTGCTCTGACAATGGGTGAAGAAGCCCGATCTGATTTACTAATAACACTCATTTCACTACACTGAACATTACCACTTTCAGTAACACTATCACTGCTAGTGCCACAATAACGACCGTTGTCAGTGACGCGCTGGTCGACTCCAGCACAATCTTGTTCTGCGCGCCGGACGCGTCTCCACGCCATCACTGCTCCCGCGATCACTACCACgcttactattacataaattatagtgTAGTGGTGTACGTCGTGATATGATAGACTATCTACTTCTACGCCTGGCTCCTGCTTCATTTCTTTGATTTGGTCGCTCAATGCACTCAATTGCTTTTCCAATTTTCATCATCTGATTTGTTTTCGGCGGTAGCGTGCCACAGACTcgatatgttaattatattattaatcgaGTTGTTATTAGGAATCTCTATACTGGGTTTTATCTGTAGAGAGCTATGATCTTTATTGTGTGCGTAAAccgtaaatgtattaaattttatcgtGCAACCCGGAGCTATACTAATAAGTCCTCCGGCACTTAAACGGTTTGCTGTCATTTGATGTTCGCATATTATTCTAAAGTAACACTCGGAGCAACAATAATACATGTACTTGTTTATCTCATTTAATTCATGCCATGTATCTTGACACGTCTGTATGCTGGACTTACATTGATTAGTGACTAAATCAGTTTCACATAAATTGTCGTCAGATTTCATATCGTAAATAGGTCTTTGTAAATAACACAGGTATGTATCCGAGTCTCTAACACATAACGACAGATCatttttggttaattttataaaagagtCCTTTGCTAAATTAATTGCGATGTATTCCGATACAGGCTCTATTGTGACGATTAGGTTTTCTACTCTTTTGGGCGCCCTTTCAGGGATCGGAATTATATGGTAGATCTCATAGGAGTCTCTGCTAGTTAATGGGATTGTAATTTCAAATAGTAAATATTCACGAAGCATTCTGGTTTTGACCCTCAAAAAGTTGTAAATACTGCGGATGTCCATCTGAATATTCTTTATGGGTAATGCTAAGTCCTTAGATATTTGTGaagaaataatacttaattgacTTCGTAGCTGCTCTGGTGATAATAGATGGAAGTTGAATCTGCCATGGAATATATCTGTTACGGTGTCCAATAATAATTCTTGAATGCCTTGTAGGGTGTGGAGCATGTTATTTGCTGTTATCGCTGCTAAGGAGAAGTCACTAATATTTGACAGTGAATTTACTCGGTTTCCTAATATATTAATCGCTTTATCCAAgtttaaaaactgtttattgATGATTTTGCTCTGCTTGTCGATAGTTTCCTCTGATCTTTTAAGTAGATTGTATTCAGCTTCTATAACAGAAGTCTGGTTTTTCCAAAGTCGAGTCAGGTGGTTCTGATTACGTTTCAGCGCCTCTATGTCTCGTTGATATTGTTCGGCGAATCGTTCGTCTAGTACGCCGAACAATGAGTTAGCAATGTAACCGACACCGTTGATGAGTCCGCGCCGGCGTCTGGCGCGGTTGTTTAAATGTTGAGTAAGTAATAAGCGATCATAGTACTCCAGCTCTGATTGACCGTGACGTAGCTGCATAAGGATTACGTCACAATGTGTTTGCAATCGTATATTGTTACACATTAGATCTAAGCGTTTCATGTAGTGATTAAATGACGTAACACCTTGCCAATAAGGGTCCATgtcgtaatataatattaatttccagTAATCTCGTACTAAATGCATGTcagtaattttatcaaaatataggCCTTGCTTTTCCCGAAATCTTGTGGCGTTATAGGAACACTGTGAATTCATTATTAtacccataaaatataaaagtaataatacaaGGGAACTAAAAGGTGGCCTTTTTTGGTGCTTAACTCAGTTTGAAACATCTGGTTCCTTGGGTTCTTGATTGTTTTCACTATTTTCAGTAGGTAATACTGATAATTTCACTATAGGACGCTTCAAAAttccattttttgttttcaacgtCACAACTCTGACAAATCCGTCATTGCCAGGGTGCAATTCGATAACTCTTCCCATTGCCCATTTTCCAGCCGGCAAAATAGAGTCGTGAATGAGTACTAGGTCATTGATTTGTATACTGCTATTTGATTTTTTCCACTTACTTCTTGTTGTAATCTGACTAAGATATTCACTTCGCCAGCGTTTCCATAcatcatgaaataatttttgagTTAAATGCCATCTCGTTCTTAAATCATTTTCTGTATCAATTGTTGTTAATGTTGGCCCACCGGTTAGGAAGTGTGCTGGGGTAAGGCAATCTAGGTCATCAGGATCTTCTGACAATGGACAGAGTGGCCTTGAGTTAAGGCAAGCCTCTACTTGAGATAGAAGGGTAGATAATTCCTCATATGTTAATCGTTGCTCGCCAATTACCCTTTTGAGATGGGTTTTCAGGCTCTTCACAGCTGCCTCCCATAATCCTCCTGCGGATGGCCATGCGGGGGCATTAAAATGCCAACTGATTTGCATATTTGCTATTTCGTTCATGAATTCTTCGTTAAAAATGCCTTTTAACTGTTCGTATTCaccttgtaaaattttattagcacCAACGAAGTTTGTGCCATTATCGCTATATATATGGCCTGGGGTGCCCCTTCTGGCAGCCATTCGTTTGAGAGCGGCCAAAAATGATGAGGTTGTTAAATCTGATACAACTTCTAGATGTACAGCCTTAGATGCCATACATACAAACACAGCTATATATCCTTTTGAGCACTTTATTCCTCGGCCCTTATTCGCTTTTAGCATTATAAAGCCTGTATAATCGACCCCAGTATGATAGAATGGACGTGCAGGGTTACATCTTGCTTCGGGTAAGTCCCCCATGATTTGATGTTGGAGCCGGGGATTGCTTCTCCTACATGTAACACAAAAATGAAGACGTTTCTTAACGGCCCGAATGCCACTAATAATCCAGTACCGTTGCCTGATTATTGCTAAAGTTAGCTGTGGTCCACCGTGGAAGACGAGTTTGTGAGCTTCATCTATAATTAAATCTGTTAACCTGCTAGAATGTGGTAAAATTATAGGATGTTTTGTGTTGTTGTCCATATGGGCATTTCTTAATCTTCCTCCGACACGAAGAATGCCATCCCTATCAAGGTAGGGGTTTAAATTTAACATTCTGCTTTTATTGCTAACTTCTCCTTTGTCCTTTAATCTGCTAATATCTGCTTGAAATTCTAATTcttgtataaactttataaccTTCAATCTTGATTTATTTATCTCTAGTAGGGTAAGATAGGGCTTGGGTATATTCTGGGAAATGAACCTGCTTATCCATGCTAGTATACGAATTGTTCGAGTAATTGTACTGCAATCTGTTAAAAGTCTCATTATAATGCTATTATTTGGATCATATTGAACACTATTAGCATGGTACTGCTTTTTGCTTTCTTCATTGGATGCGTAAAATTGTCTTTGAGGTATATTTAGCAAAATTGATAGCCAAGTAGGTCCTTGCCACCACAAAACGTGATCTTTCAATTGAGTTGCTGTTAAACCTCTGCTGGCGCAATCAGCCGGGTTATCTCCAGATTTTACATAATGCCAGCAATCTTTAGGCATGTTTGCCGTAATCTGCTTTATTCTGTTCGcaacaaatctatactattatataaagctgaagagtttgtttgtttgtttgtttgtttgtttgtttgaacgcgctaatctcaggaactaccagtccaaattgaaaaattctttttgcgttggatagccctttgttcgtggagtgctataggctatatatcatcacgctatacccaataggagcagggcagtaatggctaatctcaggaactaccggtccaaactgaaaaattctttttgtgttggatagccctttgttcgtggagtgctataggctatatatcatcacgctatgaccaataggagcggagcagtaatgactaatctcaggaactaccggttcgaactgaaaaattctttttgtgttggatagctctttattagtgtagtgctataggctatatatcatcacgctatgaccaataggagcggagcagtaatggcaaatctcaggaattaccggttcaaactgaaaaaatatttttgtgttggatagttctttgttcgtggagtactatggggtatatatcatcacgctatgcccaataggagcggagcagtaatggctaatctcaggaactatcagatcgaactgaaaaaaatatttttgtgttggatagcactttgttcctggagtgctataagctatatatcatcacgctatgaccaataggagcggagcagtaatggctaatctcaggaactaccgtgtttgaactgaaaaaaatatttttgtgttggatagccctttgttcctggagtgctataggctatatatcatcacgctatgaccaatcggagcggagcagtaatgaaacatgttgcgaaaacggggaaaaattattagttttgagagcttccgttgcgtgcgctgcgtaaacggttaaagttatgcaacaatgatgtatgacgggattattcctcttaaaaaa harbors:
- the LOC115440691 gene encoding organic cation transporter protein codes for the protein MAGEEAWWSGWGRWQARLALLLGLPVLLTGAYGTNYVFLAAPTEYRCYVPECEPKPGVIRSPEEWSPEWSQWALPNDTQCRRRAPNSHTCLPTSFDNNTIACDQFVYQQGSSIVGEFGLACEEWKRTLVGTVHNVGMLISLPLIGWLSDRYGRRAALVVSGCGAGIVGVCKSFTSSYGAYLLAELLETVAGASVYPAAFVLMIEWLGVEQRILASLVLGLPLSLGAASLSLLDYLTDSWRLWARIAYPPSFLLLLYPWLLPESARWLLTRGRLAEAIELVKQAASWNKLPVPEESLEQLLHPQKNDKIEAEETVFTALCK